In the genome of Ewingella sp. CoE-038-23, the window AATCATGGCACCCTTCCAGTGTGATATTGATGTCAAAGTAGTACTACTTTAGCCGTTACTCGAATGCGGTACAACAAATGTGTCGTTGGCGCTTTGCTCGAATTAATAACAGACGCGCATCCTGCTGATATTTACCGACTGGGGAATGAGACAGGTACAAGAGTTAAACGTGATACTAATTGCGGTAACAATAAGCAGCGATATAATTTGTTATATTTCATAGGCTTAATTGTAGCCTGTGTCATTCTAACGTGATAACTTTTGCGGTAAGATTGGCTACGTTCTCGCCTGGAATGCTTAACCTATCTAACGTGATATGATTTGCGGCGCTTTTCATCAGGATCTGTATCCCGGCGGTTAGCTGTCATACGTGATAGGTTTTGCGGTCACGGAGTAACAATTTACGATCATATTCCTGTTTTCCGCGGTCATTACACTCTTCTGGGATACTGTCACACAAAGCCTGATGTCAGGTTCTGAATGCGGAATCTGTTAAGGTGATATGTTTTGCGGTTCTCATGTAAGATTTAATCAATACATTCAGGTTGATACATTTATAAACCACATTAATGAGAGAATGTTTTACTGATGGTGCTCAATATTGATACGAAGATCATTCTTCATCTGACGATCAAAAAATAAAACAACGCGAAGCTGCGTTAGCTTGTTTTATTTCTTGTTTCTTATTTCTCTTTTCTTGTTTCTAGTGTTGATTTAACTACTATATTACAAGAGGTTAAAACAAGTTACGTGATATACTTTGTGGTAATACGTGATCGCTTTTGCGGTTAAAGGTGATAACTTTAGCGGTGTTACGTGATCGGATCTGTGGCAAGACGTGATCCGATCATCTGTTGATAAGTCTGTTTTTAACGTGATATATTCAAAAAAAATATCACCTTTGGGTTGAGACAGATACATGGATAAACAAAGCGTCAAAAAACTGTACGTGACTCAGGATAATAAACTTCTTGAAGGTGCATACAGCGCGACCCTTGATGAAATGCGCCTTCTGTATCTTGCCTTGGTGCAAATCGACAGTAAAAAGCCTCAACCCGATGGTATTTATACTTTGTTTCCTGCGGACTTTGAAAAAATGTTCGGGGTTAATCCATCTCATACTCACCAGCAGCTCAAGAAAGCCGCGGATTCACTCGGCAGCAAGCCGATCGTCACGTTTGAATGGAACGATAAAAAGCAGCGCCTAGATAAAGTAAAAAGGTTTTGGTTTTCTTCGATCCGCTATGACGCATCAGACAACAGCGCCGATGTGACGATCCGTTTTTCTCCTGATGTGGTGCCCTATCTTTACGACCTCAAACGCGAATTTACCCAGGTTGACTTTCAGCATGTGTCAAAACTGGATACTCCTTTCGCATTCCGGCTTTATAGCTGGCTGGTTAAGTTCAGAAAACTCACAAAAAATGCCCGCACTAACGGCATCATTGAGACCGATGCCTTAGAAATTGACTGGATGAAAGAACGCACAGGGCTGGTGGGGAAATACGAGGAATATCGGTTTTTCAAACGTGACGTGCTGGTCCCGGCTGTTGAGCGTATAAACGCTAATACGGATATTTCGGTTACTTGGGAACCGGTGAAAATGGGAAGATCCGTTAAAGCGATCAAGTTTTTTTATATCACAGAAACAGGAACCACATCTGCCAAACCTTTACGCCCACGTCTGCCGAGAAGGCCTCATGTTCTCGAAGGGTCCGACAAAGAAGGCGTCTGGGCGAGGAAATGTATTGCCGTGATGCAGGATTTTAGAGCACGGTTGGAAGAGTATGATGATAAAGAGAAATTACCTTTAGCAGACTTAAAAAAGTGGCTGCACTGGTATGAGATTATTGGCGATGATGCGTCGGTGAAACGCATGAAAGTTGAGATTTCTGGCAGGTCAAAAAGAAAACCAACCGACGCGAATATAAGTGCTTCAGTTTAAGATCCCATTCTGATCCTAAGGTTGATCCCTCCATAAGGCCTTTAGAAGCCTGAAAAAAGGCACCTGAATACCTAAGACTTATATCCAGGCTTATGCCCCCATGAGGACTCTCAATGCACGCAGGCAGCTTGTTTGCAAGCGTTATTAAGTTCATGACCTTTCCCGCGAGAATAAGGAAGTTATAAACACCGGAAGATAACACCAACGCACTGTGTTGGCTCGTGAATATAACGAGTACATGATGCGCTGTGTTTCAGCCTTATGAGAAGCTAGGGAGAATGCGAGATGATAAACTTGTACTTAAATAAGTACATTGTTATTATGTCTGCAAATTGCTTTAAGGAGACTGTTCAATGCGACACATCACTTTTACAG includes:
- a CDS encoding replication initiation protein, whose product is MDKQSVKKLYVTQDNKLLEGAYSATLDEMRLLYLALVQIDSKKPQPDGIYTLFPADFEKMFGVNPSHTHQQLKKAADSLGSKPIVTFEWNDKKQRLDKVKRFWFSSIRYDASDNSADVTIRFSPDVVPYLYDLKREFTQVDFQHVSKLDTPFAFRLYSWLVKFRKLTKNARTNGIIETDALEIDWMKERTGLVGKYEEYRFFKRDVLVPAVERINANTDISVTWEPVKMGRSVKAIKFFYITETGTTSAKPLRPRLPRRPHVLEGSDKEGVWARKCIAVMQDFRARLEEYDDKEKLPLADLKKWLHWYEIIGDDASVKRMKVEISGRSKRKPTDANISASV